The stretch of DNA aggagtgagagtaagaggagaatagaatagaatagaatgaatgaatgtatacttttttgatcccgtgagggaaattcagttctctgcatttaacccaatttaaccgaattagtgaacacacagcacacagtgaacacacagtgaggtgaatcacacactaacccagagcagtgagctgcctgcccaaccagcggcgctcggggagcagtgaggggttaggtgccttgctcaagggcacttcagccgtggtggactggtcggggaggccaaggaccgtaatctccgatgagatccgagccacagTACCGTACAGTATacaagctcaatgagcacagtattgcctgtgggctgttctgtagggctgtaaaaataaagtatgtttcaagtatttggggaaagtattcctactttgtattcctacacagtttacagtattttactatttgtttggcagctgaaggattaccaacacaagggcttctgtcttctgaaaaggaaactgaaatcatgcaGTGTCCTAGAAGAAAatggcataacattacggcacatacaaagaaaaataatagaaacaatgagatatttaaaaatattgatagggtaagcttATCAACTTattgtatcagcttatctactgtttgtagtaatGTTTGTagggtaacactgaacaaaaaaaggcccaagtcattatgatgaatggagaagaagtgttttcaattcattgcagtgtcttacactgagcacatcagtgttcaactggtccttaaaatgtcttgatatatgcaGTGGCGTTTTCTCCCGGAAGCCAAGGGAAGCCATGCTTCCCCTATTTCGTCAGACAATCGCTATTGTAAATACAGCACTTCGTTTAATCGTTTTATGGTTTTGTGCATTCTTTCTGTGCTGTCATCTCCCGTTttcaatttgtattttgcaATGAGTGTAACAGCGCCCCCATAAATtgtatgcatgtgaatgtggtgaAACACAGTAATTACACTCCCGTCGTCTCCAAGTGGCACCCAGCTCGAGTTGGATTCCTTATCACCAAGTAACGTGTAAACAAAAAAGACGATCAACCAATCAAATTAGGGAATGTCGCGGTCGCGGTCAAACTGTGATTCGTCAGCACCTTAGAAAGGGAAGCCATCCGCCACGTCTTTCCCTTTCTATCAGTCGTTTAGTTAGGTGCGATAATTATGAGTTTCATCGAGGTCAGATCACgtttttaagtgtttttaaggACAGAGGAGATTTGGAATTGTTAGCAGGCCTACAATTTTAATTTAGTAAAGTAAACTACTTCTTCAACAACGACTTCAAATTAAATCCGACAGCAGTCCACTGCTAGATCTGGAGGTTCGTAATGAAAGGGTAAAAGTTTTTAGGACTttcaagggagggagagagcctgTTTGTTGCGAGTTACGAGTCGCAGTAGGCTAGTCCAAGCTGCGTTGTTAGCTTACAATGCGTGTAGCCGTACAGCTTATTATCTCCGTAGTCTACGCAGGCCTAATGTAGTGATGACCGAGTAACTtgtggagatgtgtgagggaggtagagagacagCGCGCGTGTGTTACAGTCACCAATGTCCCTCGTCCAGTCTGTTTACATGGTCTGTTGGTTAGAGTAGCCTATATCGCTATGCATAGCGCAAAatgtatacccccccccccccccatcaaacaaataaataaataaataaataaataaatatgcattCGTCACTTGGCTTCCTCAGAAATTTTCCTTACGCCTCGCCACtggatatatgatggtttgtgtgtgtctcttgagaacaaaagaggatTTTGAGgagaaactagaaatgcaattccaaggaattaccagtgcatgaaatgcaaaaatagatagataatgtagatatggttactaaggtgtagctacggtaaacatggtggttgcatagtttacagagagttgatagtgtgaaggtagacagtttaaagctgaaacattgccagttctaacttaactaatgatttctattcatgttaaaatgttaactatggtaacaatgataaccaggttgattggttaacttagctactgatttcatgcagtaatggtaaaaatgttaactatgctaactatgctcacagtgctaaccaggttgattagctaacttagctaatgatttctagcagttatgctaaaaatgttaactatgctagcaatgctaactatggtaacaatgctaactttagtaacaatgctaaccaggttgattagctaacttaaccaatgatttctagcagaaatgctaactttgctaacaatgctaaatttgctaacaatgctaaccaggttgattagctaactaagttgatgattttttgcagttatgctaaaaatgctaactatggtaacaatgctaactatgctaaccatgctaactagctaacttgctagtgaggacttttattttgaaacatttgttgctagggtatccatggtggccactatcaggaaacaagaagttactgcagtataatcatgttggttgctatggaaacggtcataaacgcttaattttaatggttgctatgttggttgctaggtacatggaggtatcatgtagttgactggaggcatagtggatgataactgacagttggaatggttgaacagttcaatagttgattagtttcaatggttaaattatttaatagtgtattattgcagtgaggacttttattttgaaacagttgtggacagaggaaacagttaacaggatatgtagtcttctgagagactgtatgcttaaagccagagaaactgacagttggtgcccaggtggccggccacctggcgtaagattctaattgctgccgtgatgtcataatgagcaatgttaagtctatggggaaatagctcaatgttaaatctatggggaaatcgttttttaattcatagtttaaaaagtataaaagttacaaagttgaaaaatacaaagcacacatggcataagcaacaCCTACGCAacaagtttgaatgaagtttctacgttaaacggttgaagctgaattgcgagcgttagaagaagaagttttataagaagaaaaggaagaacagtacagtgcattttcatgcactgtaattacattgttttgaaggtaaagtgccattttgcaggagaattgcagggttttgcccattgtgtgtgttgttttgaatttgtgtgtagagttctgagagtgtgaggcatgttttcagaaaatgtgtgttaacaatcgagaaaaactgtaaaagtcCAAAGTTgaatactattttaacatcagagaacacagtgcaatactcaattcatccattctatgtcctctttaagtgaagcctttttttgttttaatgtttaaatTATTACAGTACAACTCATGGAAATCATCTCAAAGAATTTAAGGAAGAGAACTGTAATCAGCTAATCAAGTTAAAACGCCTGATAGAAACGGACATGTGTCGGGGGACTATGGGGATACAGTGACTCAGCTATAATCAGTGACTCAGCTATACCAGAGGAGAAACCAGTGACTCAGCTATAATCAGTGACTCAGCTATAATCAGTGACTCAGCTATACCAGAGGAGAAACCAGTGACTCAGCTATAATCAGTGACTCAGCTATAATCAGTGACTCAGCTATAATCAGCTACACCAGAGGAGAAATCAGTGACTCAGCTAAACCAGAGGAGAAATCAGTGACTCAGCTATAATCAGTGACTCAGCTATAATCAGTGACTCAGCTATACCAGAGGAGAAATCAGTGACTCAGCTATAATCAGTGACTCAGCTATAATCAGTGACTCAGCTATAATCAGTGACTCAGCTAAACCAGAGGAGAATCCCTCAGCAGATACAGGAGTGGCGTGAGGAggagacagaacagaacaaatcagccaaacatgcacacaagtaTTTATTCAGGACATCAATCCAATCCTCAATAACACATTCCATATCATAAATATACCAACAAACATGCGCCCGCCCTTTTGTAATCCAATCCTCAATAACACATTCCATATCATAAATATACCCTTGCGTGCTGTCCTGAGTTTCTGTCAGGTATGAAGGCAACGCCAGACTTCAATCTCGTGCACTAAAGACAACACCCAGACCAGTGCCCGAGTGTGCCTGAGCTgcttatgaagtgtgtgtgtgtgtgtgtgtgtgtgtgtgtgtgtgtgtgtgtgtgtgtgtgtgtgtgtgtgtgtgtgtgtgtgtgtgtgtgtgcgtgcgtgtgtggtgtgcgtgtgtgtgtgtgtgtgtgtgtgtgtgtgtgtgtgtgcgcgtgtgtgtgtgtgtgtgtgtgtgtgtgtgtgtgtgtgtgtgtggtgtgtgtgtgcgcgtgtgtgtggtgtgtgtgtgtgtgtgtgcgtgtgtggtgtgtgtgtgtggtgtgtgtgtgtgtgtgtgtgtgtgtgtgtgtgtgtgtgtgtgtgtgtggtgtgtgtgtgcgcgtgtgtgtggtgtgtgtgtgtgtgtgcgcgtgtgtgtggtgtgtgtgtgtgtgtgtgtgtgtgtgtgtgtgtggtgtgtgtgtgcgcgtgtgtgtggtgtgtgtgtgtgtgcgcgtgtgtgtggtgtgtgtgtgtgtgtgtgtgtgtggtgtgtgtgtgtgtgtgtgtgtgtgtgtgtgtgtgtgtgtgtgtgtgcgcgtgtgtgtggtgtgtgtgtgtgtgtgtgtgtgtgtgtgtgtggtgtgtgtgtgtgcccgagtGTGCCTGAGCTGCACAGGTCACAGAAGTTCTGGGTAAGGGACACCAGGAGCGCAACACCAGCAGGGAGGTCATTTGTAgggaggggtcagaggtcatatGGGTCAGAGGTCATATGGGGTCAGGGGTCATTTGTAAGGAGGGGCCATAGTTAATGTGGGGTCAGAGGTAATTTGGGGGCATATGGGTCAGAGGTCATATGGGGTCGGGGTCAGGGGGTCATATGGGGTCAGGGGGTCATATGGGGTCGGGGGCATATGGGTCAGAGGTCATTTGGGGTCGGGGTCAGGGGATCATATGGGGTCGGGGTCATATGGGGTCAGGGGGTCATTTGGGGTCGGGGGGCATATGGGTCAGAGGTCATATGGGGTCGGGGTCAGGGGATCATATGGGGTCGGGGTCATATGGGGTCAGGGGGTCATTTGGGGTCGGGGGGCATATGGGTCAGAGGTCATTTGGGGTCGGGGGGCATATGGGTCAGAGGTCATTTGGGGTCGGGGGCCATATGGGTCAGAGGTCATATGGGGTCGGGGTCATATGGGGTCAGGGGGTCATTTGTAGCAGGGGAAGCAGCCGCAGAGCATCTGCTTGCAGGGGTTGGACTTGTCATATGGGTCAGAGGTCATATGGGGTCGGGGTCAGGGGGTCATATGGGGTCGGGGTCATATGAGTCAGAGGTCATTTGGGGTCGGGGGTCATTTGTAGCAGGGGAAGCAGCCGCAGAGCATCTGCTTGCAGGGGTTGGACTTGTCATATGGGTCAGAGGTCATATGGGGTCGGGGTCATATGAGTCAGAGGTCATTTGGGGTCGGGGGTCATTTGTAGCAGGGGAAGCAGCCGCAGAGCATCTGCTTGCAGGGGTTGGACTTGTCATATGGGTCAGAGGTCATATGGGGTCGGGGTCATATGAGTCAGAGGTCATTTGGGGTCGGGGGTCATTTGTAGCAGGGGAAGCAGCCGCAGAACATCTGCTTGCAGGGGTTGGACTTGTCGTGCTTCTTGGCCTTGGTGAGGCGCACGATAGCGTCGGCCAGCTGCGCGTCGGTCTTCTGCACGTGTGCGAGGATGGTGTCCATCATGGgcccctgctcctccaccagCACGGCCACGTCCAGGAACACCTCGTGCACGCCGCGCACGCgactctccagctccagcagctcccgGTGCCGCCGCTCGATCTGCCCGAGCGCCGCACGCGCCGTCTTGCCCTCCGCCAGCACGTTATCGGCGAAGACGTTCCAGCGGCCGGCCTCCAGCATGTCCTCCATCTGCTCGCCGGACACGTCCGTCGTCCCCACGATCTCCATCTGCCGCCGGATGTGCGCCTTGACGGCGTCGCGGTGGCTCATCTCGGCCTCGTTGTAGTCCGTCATGGCGTCGCGGAAGCCGTTGCTGAGGCAGGCGTACTGCGTGCGGGCGATGCGCGCCACGGCCGAGTTGACCCCGTGCTCGTCCTCCAGCGTGCGCGCGCGGGCGTCCATCTTGCGCAGGCTGGCCAGCACGTCCTGCCCGCGCGTCTTGATGTCGGCGCCGATGGCGTTGGAGTCGCGCTTGACGGCCGTGGTGCGCGTGGGCTCGCTCAGGAGGCGCCCGTTCTGCTCGCGGAGGCGCCGCACGTCCACACGCATCAGCTGCACCTCCCGCCGCACCTCCTGCGCCTcctgcagcacctcctccacctcaagtcaagtcaagtcaagtcaagtttatttacatagcacatttcatacacagaggtcattcaatgtgctttacataaacaacaaccaaacagtaattatagcagataaaagcatagatgggcaaagaaaacaaagcataaatcaagatcaaatcaataaggaataattaacataaaagactccagatggaataattaagagacagttagcagaaagcatcacCTCCTCCCCCCCGCGGGCCCACACCACCGCCTGCGGCcgtatctcctcctcctcctcctgcaggtcCACGGAGCTCAGGGTGTCGTTGCCCACGGAGACGACGTCATCGCCGTACtcgctctcctccagctccgccAGGTGCTCCTCCGACTCACTCAGAGCCTGAAGGTGACTCAGACGATCCCTCATCacgcctgcagcacacacacacacattatacacacacacaatcattacatatacacacacacacattatacacacacacacacacacacacacacacacaatcattacatatacacacacacacacacaatcattacatatacacacacacacatacacagacacagacacagacagattaagagagagagagaactaacagaggagtggagagagagaatatgcacATTGAGGCAGAAATGGTGAAAGATTTTgagcagacagacatacaggcaGATAGGCAGGTAAGCAGGTAGGCAGTTAAGCAGGTAGACAGTTAAGCAGGTAGGCAGGTAAGCAGATAGACAGTTGAGCAGGTAAACAGGTAGGCAGGTAGGAAGGTAGACAGGTAAGCAGGTAGACAGGTAAGCAGGTAGACAGGTAGGCAGGTAAGCAGGTAGGCAGGTAGACAGGTAAGCAGGTAAACAGGTAGGCAGGTAAGCAGGTAGGCAGGTAGACAGGTAAGCAGGTAGGCAGGTAAGCAGGTAGACAGGTAAGCAGGTAGACAGGTAAACAGGTAGGCAGGTAGACAGGTGGGCAGGtagacaggtagacaggtaAGCAGGTAGACAGGTGGGCAGGTAGACAGGTAAACAGGTAGGCAGGTAGGCAGGTAGGCAGGTAGACAGGTAGGCAGGTAGACAGGTAGGCAGGtagacaggtagacaggtagacaggtagacaggtgggcaggtagacaggtagacaggtaAGCAGGTAGACAGGTGGGCAGGTAGACAGGTCTACTAACAGGGCAGAAGCTGATGGTGATGTAGCTGAATAGACTCGCCAACACACCAGGCAGTGCGTAAAAACATGGATAGACTGGCCAACTCACAACAATGTCTACATGCTGCTCTAGCCTAAACATGGATAGACTGGCCAACTCACAACAATGTCTAAATGCTGCTCTAGCCTAAACATGGATAGACTGGCCAACTCACAACAATGTCTAAATGCTGCTCTAGCCTAAACATGGATAGACTGGCCAACTCACAACAATGTCTAAATGCTGCTCTAGCCTAAACATGGATAGACTGGCCAACTCACAACAATGTCTAAATGCTGCTCTAGCCTAAACATGGATAGACTGGCCAACTAATGCCTAAATGCTGCAGTACATGGATAGACTGGCCAACTCATACTAATGCCTAAATGCTGCTCTAGCCTAATTGGTCAAAGCATCAGAATAAATCCACTTCTGATGCTGTGTCCTTCCTGGCAGAGCAGGTTCAAGTCTGAAGCGATACCGGGCAGAGGCAGTGTTTGAGTTAGGCGTGTCTCACCAAACGAGTTTGTGAGCAGTTCTGTATCTTTAACCGTCCCGTGTTTTTGGATCATTCACTAAAAGAAAACGAAAGATTTGCCACGAAAAGCTActctgtaggctatttgacggcATAGTTCTCTAAACTGTTTGAGTCTTGGGACAACTGTGAGATACAGGCCTATGCGCaggacacaggaggaggaggtgattaACTTCATTTTCTCCTCGGACCGGAGACAGGCGGCCCGTGAAGACGAGTAGCCGGTGTCGGTTGGTCTTCCCACACACTACCTGTAACGTCATCAGTCCCTCGAATATGAAGGCAAACGCGTAGGCCTACGATACGCGTGTGTTTTGTTAGGCTACATATATTATTCATCCATCAGAGCCCAGTAATAATTGATTTTGTAAAGTGAATATAAATCAGAGCCCAATAAGAATTGATAAATCGCCCTACCGCTTCAGTAGTAGAGCCCAGTCACGGTAACGATCTCACGCCAAAGCGTCGCGCAGTTGCTGCAGCATCCTCTCCGGTCAGGTGCGTGCGTTGACCGGGAGGAATTCTCTTAACTTGGTTGCGTGCGCGCACCTGGGCGGGTGCTTTACGCAAGGGCATCTTTATAAAGAcattggtttgtgtttgtgtgtgtgtgtggggtgtgcgACGGAACACACACGTTTGACATCATCTGGAATGTGACCAGTCAAACCGCTTCTGCATGACGCGCCTGTATTCTTCGAGCGTGATGACACTTTTAGCACAGGCCTACCCAGTCATCTCTGATAACATAACAGCCCTCTTAATACTGTTGGTAGCTTAAACATTGTGTTGATCTGTGCGTCTGTTTCCCgttgtctctctctatcgctttaTTATTAACACAAACACGTGGTCAttatattgtaggctacttgtaaTGCCCGGTAATTACATCAGGCTCTCCGGGATGTGGTAGTGGAATGATTTCATGTCGCTACCCCCAGCGCTCTCATTCTGCGACTACACTAGGGGTCACACATCATGAATATGCCACCTACGGTTCACTACAGTGCGTGCGCTGCCGGGACTATTCGTTATTCCAGGAatgaaatgtactgtaacatGTTCTGATGTTCAGTAGTTTAATAAAAAGCAATAGTTTAATAGTTAAACAATCACGGGTGACATACGCATCAGTAAGGCAGCTTCTTTGAAGCCCTCCTGAGTGCCAGACTAGCTCCACCCTGAAGGTTACGGCTGGTGGCATCCCCTCCCTCTCAGATCACCCTGAAGGTTACGGCTGGTGGCATCCCCTCCCTCTCAGATCACCCTGAAGGTTACGGCTGGTGGCATCCCCTCCCTCTCAGATCACCCTGAAGGTTACGGCTGGTGGCGTCCCCTCCCTCTCAGATCACCCTGCAGGTTACGGCTGGTGGCGTCCCCTCCCTCTCAGATCACCCTGCAGGTTACGGCTGGTGGCATCCCCTCCCTCTCAGATCACCCTGCAGGTTACGGCTGGTGGCGTCCCCTCCCTCTCAGATCACCCTGCAGGTTACGGCTGGTGGCGTCCCCTCCCTCTCAGATCACCCTCAGGTTACGGCTGGTGGCGTCCCCTCAGGTTACGGCTGGCGGCGTCCCCTCCCTCTCAGGTTACGGCTGGTGGCATCCCCTCAGGTTACGGCTGGTGGCGTCCCCTCAGGTTACGGCTGGTGGCGTCCCCTCCCGCTTCAGGCCGGTCTGCTCTCTGGTGTTGTGTGATGGCTCAGCAGGCTTTATCCTCCCGGCACCCAGAACAACACGTTCTGATTTTCTTTTACGATTAAGATGTTTTAAGTGATTTAAGTATTGTGGTAAGAAACTAGTTGAGGCGTTTTTAAatatcatttctttctttcttctttattTATCATATGGCCCTTGCAGTGAACATTGGGTTGATTGTTCAGGAAATATGAATACCCTCTAGTCCTGGAGAGGTGACCACACTAGATACCACTGAGCTTGGCTCAGGGTGTAGACATGGTACCCTCTACAGTTTTAGTCCAGGAGGGGTGACTGCACTCTCCTGCACGTGCTGAAGAAGAGGATGGTTTGCTGTGAGGAATCAGAGCCTTGCCCAGagtatgacctttgacctctgacttGCCCAGAGTAtgaccaaagatcattaagggcgaagcaagatacttcatgagaagccacttcttggaacccgaatcgcaagagggggggcaaaatccccctttatgcagagctgttccattgaagtctatgggcatgacacacgcctttatgcagaggaagtgatccccgttttgcgcccatagacatgaactatgacaaagtatcttgctccgccttaaggatctttggtatgaCCTGAATAGTCTGACCTTTGTGTGATGGTCCCCagagatgagtgtgtgggtgcctctcaaaagctctcctcgatcctcgaggggcgttcccactgatctataactaacactggatagactatcccattgttgccgccccatcattctttatctagatcagtgaagacgaggatcgaggaaggaagggagggtgtataaaagaccaaatgagaggcaccctgtgtgGTGCCCTTGGAAGGGAGgcgtccagtgtgtgtgtgatacacttTTAGCAAACGCATTATCAAAACATAATCTAATGGGGTCATCAGTTTGCCAAATGAAGCTTTTAACCAATTGCATGCTGCGCAGTTGTGTGAATATAAATTTGCCTAAAACTTTCTCATTTCCCAACAAACTACCGAGCCCTGGATTGAAATCCCAATCGATTCAGGAAGTTTTATTCTAATGGAggtgtctgagtatgtgttcAGAAGGAGGCATGAGTCTGATTCTGATCAGATGAAAACCTGCTGAtagaaatgtactgtagctattccttacaaataaaacattctcaGTTTTTAAAACATTGCATAGACTACACATTTAACAATTACAAAAGAATGATATGGCTTTTTCATAGTTTTATTAAAACACAAAATTAAAAGTCTTAAAGGGATGGTTTGGAGTAATTTCACCCTTGAGTCCTTAGCACCATGACGTCAAAATAGCAGTCCTCTATACAGCAACAGGTGTCCCTTGGGAGAGATACAGTAAAGTAAAGTAGCCTAGCAGCTAGTCAGATTCCAATGGACCACCCTGAGCAAGTCCCACACTCCATGGACCCCCCTGAGCCAGTCCCACACTCCATGGACCCCCCTGAGCCAGTCCCAGAGCTCCAATGGACACCCTGAGCCAGTCCCAGAGCTCCCCGATGACAGAGCAAATGGCAGCCAGTAGACTCACAGGCTACACACTCCACATGAGCCGCTGGTCACTGTTGGGGATGttaagtttgtttttttcttattaaaacgtgtgtgtgtgtatgtgtgtggctcagGACAGTCCTCTACTGCTGTATAGATAGAAGGTTAGCATAGTGAGGCTCCCAGACCTCCTGGCTGTGTTAGCCACACTAGCACATCATAACATCTGTTGTGTTAGCTAGCCATGCTAGCATACCATAGGTCTTTTGTGTTATCCATGCTAACACACCAGTCTAGTGTTAGCTATTTCAGTGCACCAGAGGCCTGTTGGGTTAGCCATGCTAGCATACCATAGGTCTGTTGTGTTAGCCCTGCTAGCATACCATAGGTCTGTTGTGTTATCCATGCTAACACACCAGTCTAGTGTTAGCTATTTCAGTGCACCAGAGGCCTGTTGTGTTAGCCATGCTAGCACACTAGGCCTCTTATGTTAGCCATGCTAGCACACTAAAGGCCTGTTGTGTTAGCCATGCTAGCACACTATAGGCCTGTTGTGTTAGCCCTGCTAGCATACCATAGGTCTGTTGTGTTAGCTATCTCAGTGCATCATAGGTCTGTTGTGTTAGCCCTGCTACCATACCATAGATCTGTTGTGTTAGCCATGCTAGCACACTAGGCCTCTTATGTTAGCCATGCTAGCACACTATAGGCCTGTTGTGTTAGACCTGCTAGCACACTATAGGCCTGTTGTGTTAGCCCTGCTAGCATACCATAGGTCTGTTGTGTTAGCTATCTCAGTGCACCAGAGGCCTGTGCTGGGCCATGTTAGCGCACCACAAGCCTGTTGAGTTCGCCAAGCTAGCGCCTCCAAAATAAGAGTTTTTTCAAAGGGTTGCTTTTGTCGTGTTTCTTGGCCGCCAGGATCTTGCCCAGAGCGTCGCCGGTGGCAACCTCAGTCTTCTCCACGGCGACCTGGATGGCGTTCATCATGGGcccctgctcctccagcagcacgGCCATATCCAGGAACACCTCGTGCACGCCGCGCACACggcgctccagctccagcagctcctggtgccgcccctcgatcTGCCCCAGCGCCGAGCGCGCCGTCTTGCCCTCGGACTGCAGGTTCTGCGTGAAGACGCTCCACTGGCCGTCCTCCAGCATGTCCTCCATCTGCTCGCCGGACACGTCCTGCCCCACGATCTCCATCTGCCGCCGGATGTGCGCCTTGACCGTGTCGCGGTGGCTCATCTCGGCCTCGTTGTAGTCCGTCATGGCGTCGCGGAAGCCGTTGCTGAGGCAGGCGTACTGCGTGCGGGCGATGCGCGCCACGGCCGAGTTGACCCCGTGCTCGTCCTCCAGCGTGCGCGCGTGGGCGTCCATCTTGCGCAGGCTGG from Sardina pilchardus chromosome 12, fSarPil1.1, whole genome shotgun sequence encodes:
- the LOC134098516 gene encoding syntaxin-11-like isoform X1 translates to MIQKHGTVKDTELLTNSFGVMRDRLSHLQALSESEEHLAELEESEYGDDVVSVGNDTLSSVDLQEEEEEIRPQAVVWARGGEEVEEVLQEAQEVRREVQLMRVDVRRLREQNGRLLSEPTRTTAVKRDSNAIGADIKTRGQDVLASLRKMDARARTLEDEHGVNSAVARIARTQYACLSNGFRDAMTDYNEAEMSHRDAVKAHIRRQMEIVGTTDVSGEQMEDMLEAGRWNVFADNVLAEGKTARAALGQIERRHRELLELESRVRGVHEVFLDVAVLVEEQGPMMDTILAHVQKTDAQLADAIVRLTKAKKHDKSNPCKQMFCGCFPCYK
- the LOC134097477 gene encoding syntaxin-11-like; the encoded protein is GAGPGAGPGAGPVEGGAGAVEEVLEEAQEVRREVQMLRVDVRRLREQHARLLSQPYSSREQRRDSDAIGGDIKTRGQDVLASLRKMDAHARTLEDEHGVNSAVARIARTQYACLSNGFRDAMTDYNEAEMSHRDTVKAHIRRQMEIVGQDVSGEQMEDMLEDGQWSVFTQNLQSEGKTARSALGQIEGRHQELLELERRVRGVHEVFLDMAVLLEEQGPMMNAIQVAVEKTEVATGDALGKILAAKKHDKSNPLKKLLFWRR
- the LOC134098516 gene encoding syntaxin-11-like isoform X2 produces the protein MRDRLSHLQALSESEEHLAELEESEYGDDVVSVGNDTLSSVDLQEEEEEIRPQAVVWARGGEEVEEVLQEAQEVRREVQLMRVDVRRLREQNGRLLSEPTRTTAVKRDSNAIGADIKTRGQDVLASLRKMDARARTLEDEHGVNSAVARIARTQYACLSNGFRDAMTDYNEAEMSHRDAVKAHIRRQMEIVGTTDVSGEQMEDMLEAGRWNVFADNVLAEGKTARAALGQIERRHRELLELESRVRGVHEVFLDVAVLVEEQGPMMDTILAHVQKTDAQLADAIVRLTKAKKHDKSNPCKQMFCGCFPCYK